In Leuconostoc kimchii IMSNU 11154, one genomic interval encodes:
- the rpsA gene encoding 30S ribosomal protein S1, producing MSETNNEFLAALESAADQIKVGDVITGELLAIDNDNQAVVGLPTGEEGVVPAREYSDDRNINLADELKIGDSIEAVVISNVTSDKEGVSYLLSKKRLDARKAWENLSFGEGDTVDAKVINAVRGGLIVDVNGVRGFVPASMVAERFVSDLNQFKNKDIKAQVIEIDPANARLILSRKAVAAQERAAQLAEVFSKLTVGEVVEGTVARLTDFGAFVDLGGVDGLVHVSEISHDRVKNPADVLTKGDKVNVKILALDTEKGRISLSIKATQRGPWDEAADQIAAGDVLEGTVKRVKDFGAFVEILPGIEGLVHVSQISNKRIENPSEVLKSGDKVQVKVLDIKPAEERISLSMKALEEKPEREDRRKDGSASRADIAAYKQNDDSGATLGDIFGDKL from the coding sequence ATGAGTGAAACAAACAACGAGTTCTTAGCAGCTCTCGAAAGCGCAGCAGATCAAATTAAGGTGGGAGATGTTATTACAGGTGAGCTTTTGGCCATTGATAACGATAACCAAGCAGTTGTTGGTTTGCCTACCGGTGAAGAAGGAGTTGTGCCAGCACGTGAGTACTCAGACGATCGTAACATCAACCTGGCAGACGAATTGAAGATTGGTGACAGCATTGAAGCTGTTGTTATTTCGAATGTAACAAGTGATAAAGAGGGTGTGTCATACCTTTTGTCAAAGAAGCGTTTAGACGCTCGTAAAGCATGGGAAAATCTTAGCTTCGGCGAAGGTGATACAGTTGATGCAAAAGTTATCAACGCTGTTCGCGGTGGTTTGATTGTTGATGTTAATGGTGTTCGCGGCTTCGTACCTGCTTCAATGGTTGCAGAACGTTTCGTATCTGACTTGAACCAATTCAAGAATAAGGATATTAAGGCACAAGTTATCGAAATTGACCCTGCTAATGCACGTTTGATTTTGTCACGTAAGGCTGTAGCAGCACAGGAACGTGCTGCTCAACTTGCCGAAGTATTTAGCAAATTAACAGTTGGCGAAGTCGTTGAAGGTACTGTAGCACGTTTGACAGACTTTGGTGCTTTTGTTGATTTGGGTGGTGTTGATGGCTTGGTCCATGTATCAGAAATTTCACATGACCGTGTTAAAAACCCAGCCGATGTTTTGACAAAGGGTGATAAGGTTAATGTTAAGATTTTAGCCTTAGATACTGAAAAGGGTCGTATCTCACTATCAATCAAAGCAACACAACGCGGACCTTGGGATGAAGCTGCAGATCAAATTGCTGCAGGCGATGTTCTTGAAGGAACCGTTAAACGTGTAAAAGACTTTGGTGCTTTTGTTGAAATTTTACCTGGTATTGAAGGTCTTGTTCACGTATCACAAATTTCAAATAAGCGTATTGAAAATCCTTCAGAAGTATTAAAGTCTGGCGATAAAGTACAAGTTAAAGTCTTGGATATCAAGCCAGCTGAAGAGCGTATTTCATTATCAATGAAGGCTTTGGAAGAAAAGCCTGAACGTGAAGATCGTCGTAAAGATGGATCAGCCTCACGTGCAGATATCGCTGCTTATAAGCAAAATGATGATTCTGGTGCAACATTGGGCGATATTTTTGGTGATAAGTTGTAA
- the der gene encoding ribosome biogenesis GTPase Der: MSAPIVAIVGRPNVGKSTIFNRMAGERIAIVEDQPGVTRDRLYAPAEWLNYEFRMIDTGGIELGDEPFLAEIRAQVELAIDEADVIVMVASGREGVTSADEVVAKMLYKTAKPIVLAINKVDNPEMRQDIYDFYSLGLGEPYPVSGAHGLGLGDMLDAVVKNFPDEAAEQEDEGVIKFSIIGRPNVGKSSIVNAMLGEDRVIVSSIEGTTRDAIDTRFVTPEGDEFIMVDTAGMRKRGKVYENTEKYSVMRALKAIDNSNVILMVIDAEAGIREQDKHVAGFAHEAGRAMIIVVNKWDAIEKDDRTMKDFENLIRAEFKFLDYAPIIFVSAKTGQRLDRLPQLVRDVDDNHRKRVSSSTLNDVIMDAIAVNPTPSDNGRRLRVYYATQVAIQPPTFVIFVNDVELMHFSYERFLENKIREAFDFTGTPIKLIIRARK, from the coding sequence ATGTCAGCACCAATAGTAGCAATTGTTGGACGCCCAAATGTTGGAAAGTCTACGATATTTAATCGCATGGCTGGAGAACGTATTGCAATCGTTGAAGATCAACCTGGTGTGACACGGGACCGTTTATACGCGCCAGCAGAGTGGCTGAATTATGAATTCCGCATGATTGATACGGGTGGTATTGAACTTGGTGACGAACCGTTTTTGGCTGAAATTCGCGCGCAGGTTGAATTAGCAATTGACGAGGCAGATGTTATTGTTATGGTCGCTTCTGGTCGAGAAGGGGTCACGTCTGCAGACGAAGTTGTGGCTAAAATGCTATATAAAACTGCAAAACCCATTGTTCTAGCAATCAATAAGGTTGATAATCCTGAAATGCGACAAGACATTTATGACTTTTATTCACTTGGTTTGGGAGAACCCTATCCAGTGTCAGGAGCCCATGGGCTCGGGTTAGGTGATATGTTGGATGCGGTTGTTAAAAATTTCCCAGATGAAGCAGCCGAACAAGAAGATGAAGGCGTCATTAAATTTAGTATTATTGGTCGTCCAAATGTTGGAAAGTCTTCAATTGTTAATGCCATGCTCGGTGAAGATCGTGTTATTGTATCTAGCATAGAAGGTACAACTAGGGATGCTATTGATACACGTTTCGTAACACCTGAAGGTGATGAATTCATTATGGTTGATACCGCAGGTATGCGTAAACGTGGAAAGGTTTACGAAAATACAGAGAAATATTCTGTTATGCGTGCGTTAAAGGCAATCGATAATAGTAATGTAATTTTAATGGTAATTGATGCAGAGGCGGGAATTCGCGAACAAGATAAGCATGTCGCTGGTTTTGCACATGAAGCTGGTCGTGCCATGATTATTGTTGTCAACAAATGGGATGCAATTGAAAAAGATGATCGTACAATGAAAGATTTTGAAAATTTAATTCGTGCAGAATTTAAGTTTTTAGACTACGCACCAATTATTTTCGTTTCTGCTAAAACGGGACAACGTTTGGATCGTTTGCCACAACTTGTTAGAGATGTTGATGACAATCATCGAAAGCGTGTATCGTCATCAACGCTTAACGATGTTATTATGGATGCTATTGCAGTAAATCCAACACCTTCAGACAATGGCCGTCGTTTACGCGTTTACTATGCAACACAAGTAGCTATTCAACCACCAACATTTGTTATTTTCGTGAATGATGTTGAACTCATGCATTTTTCGTATGAGCGCTTCTTAGAAAATAAAATACGTGAAGCGTTTGACTTTACAGGCACACCAATTAAGTTAATTATCCGAGCTCGTAAATGA